TTCAACTCAGCCAGGTAAAAGGGGAAGCAGTGTGTTCCTTTACTCTCAACAACTCTGACACcaaatttgggggggggtgtggcTCTCACACTAACCAGTTCTCCTACTCTCTGAACACAAACCAGATGTCCTGCAATTCAATGATAACACTAACTACCTGGAATTAGTGCAGACTCCACAGGTCAGTGACCCAGTCCCATAAGACTGCAACAGTGAGTAAAGATTACTCTTCTAAGAATTTTGAGTGAACACCAAAGAAGAAAGGGGACATTGACCAGAATAGATCCCATAGTCAagggaaggttttgtttttgttttaagattttatttatttatttatttgagagagagagaaacagcatgagaggggagagggtcagagggagaagcaggctccctgctgagctgggagcctgatatgggactcgatcccagaactctgggactatgacctgagccgaaggcagtcgcttaaccaactgagccccccaggcgcccaagggaagattttttttttttttttgctttaagagGGTATGATAGTCAGAATAACGGCCCCCAAAGCGTTTCCAGggcctaatccctagaacctgtgagTATATTAAGTTATAGTAAAGGAGAATTAAGGTTGAAGATggattaaggttgctaatcagctaaCTTTAAAATAGATTATCCTGGAATATGCAGGTACACCCAATCCAACGTATCCTATATATGTTGGATCCTTACAAGTGcaaaagggaggcagaagagagaatcaaagGGATTtgtgataaagaaagaaagatacagagagataCAACAttgcttattttgaaaatgggggaaaaggacctggagccaaggaatgtgggagGTTCTAAAGGTTGGAAATGGCAAGGAAACAGTTTCTTCCAGAAACCCTCCCAAAAAGAATGGAGCCCTGCCAGTCCCCTCATTTTTGAGGAGTGAGACCCAGGTGGGACATCTACTACAGAACTATACGATGATAAAGTTGTGTTGTTTAAGACGCTAGGTCTGTGAAAATTTGTTAGGGCAgtacatagaaaactaataaatgaactaGAGTTCATTTGTATGTTGAAGGGAATGATTTAATAGAGGAGGAGGAATTGATTATGCACAAGAGGAGAGTATAGTGGCAGGAGCAAACCCCTGAAAAGGGAAAGACACAGATGGCAGAACTGCTTTTGAACTCCATCTTAAGTAAGAaggcagagggcgcctgggtggctcagtcgttaagcatctgccttcggctcaggtcatgatcccagggtcttgggatcgagtcccacattaggctccctgctctgcaggaagcctgcttctccctctcccgctccccctgcttgtgttcctgctcttgctatgtctctctctgtcaaaaaaaaaaaagttagaaggcAGAGAGTACATCCGGACATAGGAAAGTGGGTAGAGCAGTCTTAGGAATACGAGGAGgtcgggtggctcagttggttaagcagttgccttcggcttgggccatgatcccagggtcctggtatcgagccccacatcgggctccatgctcagcggaaagcctgcttctccctctcccactccccctgcttgtgttccttctctcgctgtctctctctgtcaaataaataaataaaatctttagggcgcctgggtggctcagttggttaagcaactgccttcggctcaggtcatgatcctggagtcccgggatcgagtcccccatcgggctccctgctcagcggggagtctgcttctccctctgaccttccccccccctcatgtgctttctctctctcaaataaataaataaaatctaaaaaaaaaaaaaaaggaatacgaGGAGGTCCACTCTGATCAGTCCTACTTTAGTCAATGAAACAGGAAAGCAAGAAGTTCGTCAACTGAGAGCAACGGTGGGAGGAGGAGTACTGGAGGTTTAAGGCACTGACGTGAACGAGTCATTTTGGAGCACAGAAGAGCAAGCTTACAAGGACTGCAGAATTGCTAGACAGTAGGGACTGTCCAGTTGAAACTATGGTCATACAGCTAAAGTAGGGTTAGAAGGCATGCCCTACTGTTTTCATTAATCTTGTTTAGCTGAGCAGGTGCAGACACAGAGGAGGCTAATAACAATCAACTTTAGAATCTAAGCTGAGTAAGGAAGTTAGGACATGAAAAAATAGATAATGAAAAATTGGtggatcaatagaacaaaaaatGGTTTGGGGGGGGGTACCGGAGTAAGCGTGGTAGAGGAGTAGGAGGTAGTGGTTGGGAAATGGGATGTTTAAACTGGGAATCTGGAGGTGCACTGCTGGTGATGACCAAGTCAAGGTACTAACTGTGGAGATGTCTGACCAAAGAGGAATACAGAGGAAAAGATTATTGGAGGTAAAGTCAAGTATCTGAGATGCTAAGAGATTGGATAGATTATCTTTGCATGTTATCACTAAGAAGtgacataaatagaaaaagacaGCCAGGAGCTAAGATCCTCAGTGATTCAGAGTGGCTGGGAAGTTGGCTAGTGACCACAACAAAGAGGTTGCCCCTTCTAGAGGGTGGCAAGTCTAGTCAAAACAGAAGCTCTTTCCTTCTGGGTTATATTTCATAATACaagctataaaattataaatgccgagtatattattttcttttttgatgggaaTAGTATGAAATAGAGTTTATCAGAGTTCCTGTGTGTATGGTACCTTCATCTATATATTTGTACTGCAAATAGAGGATACATCTGTGTGTAAAGTCACCTATTCTGTGCATcagtaataataaaatcaataataaaaatgcagacaaaatggtatatagaaatacatcagagtaaaataatgaataatttagGTTATCTTTCTGGATTTTGCAATGTTTATGGCATTTTCCAATTTGTTAACTCAATTTTTAAAGCTGtcttattctaaatatttattttcttatacattctttttcttaaagaaggtTCTTAAGTTATACAAGCCTCAGATACCACAAAACCTAGGTCTTTCCTGGATAAGCCACAAATGTGGCCTAAGATTACCAGCAGTCaactgaaaaagggaaaacttaCAAGCTATATAACACGTAGTTTTACTATggttaaaaaaacccacaaaaccagTAACAGAAGGAATAtgcagctattcttttttttttcttccacagacTGGGATTTTAATGTGCATTTGGTTATGTAAACtggtttttgcattttaattggaTAAACCTTACTCCATATctttatttgtttgtctgttttttactACTCCAtatctttaaatatctatttataatATTGATTTTCATGCTTTTTTGACTCTGCCTACCATACAGGATGAACTTCACATGCTGACAGTGGGGGCCCCCAACCACCCCCCCACAGCTGAGACCAGTAGGTCACCAAACAACACTCACCTTCACATGAGGGCTTTtctctaatgttttcttttttaaaaaatcccaataGCCCACTAACTCGATCACGGCCCATTAAGGGGTCATGATTGCCGTGTGAGAGGCTCTGTTTGAtaccatccttttattttattttatttttatttattgaagtatagttggaacataatgttatgttagtttcaggtgtacagtgtcgTGATTCACCAACTCTGTTTATTGTACTGTGCTCACTGTAAGTGTAGCTACAGTCTATCGCTGTACGATGATGCTCTTACAAAACCatgtaactatttttaatattaatgtcaGGCATTTTTCCTAGTTTTTATTATAATAGGAACATTATGTAATATTAACATGCCACATCTTTATACACAGACTACAGAAAATACATCTcattgacttctttctttctttcttttttaaagattttatttatttgacagagagatagagagcacaagtaggcagagaggcaggcagagggagagggagaagcaggcttcctgctgagcagggagcccgatgcggagctcgatcccaggactctgggaccatgacctgagccaaaggcagccgcttaaccaactgagccacccaggcaccctcattgaCTTCTTTCTAATAGTGTCAATTCAATAGGGACTTAGGATGTAATTCAATAAGGAGATGTAGAGGTCTCCACTTATCTGTCCTCATCACAGATTAGATTTCAAAGTATCTGGAAATCTGCAAAATGGATAGATTAGGCTTCCTGTTAAACATAACAGACAGAATACACATGTTTACCTCTATTCCCTCAAGTAAttttactaaaacaaaaataaagtaataaaccAGTCACAACAAAGAGGATGGAAGATGAGAACAAAATGTTGGAAGATGGAAGATGGGAAACAGACATTAGCAGAGCAGGGAAAGGTGACTTCCAACCACCTGCAAGAGACAAAGCTGACAAGAAGTAATCCTTTTTGTCCGGAAGAAAGCTCAGAAATTGGAGGCAGAAGCACGTACTTCCAAAAACAGAAGAAGGTGGTGAAAACAGAAGAATTAGTTGAAAATCTGTGTGAGGAACAGTTAGATTCTCAAGTCCCTTCTCTAAGGCCCAGGAGCAAGGAGGCTGTCTCTCCTGATACTGCCAGAGAACCGGAAGTTCACACTCTGTGGTTGTTGAATCACGAATGTACTGAACTTGCGTACACCAGGAATATTGAGCATAGGTATGGGGTAAAACCTGCATATTGAGTAATGAGACTTCCCAAGTCTTCTTTCCCTACTTGGCACCTGAAAAGGTTGCCAACTGGCAATACAGGCAGAAACAAAATTTCTCTCAGGGAAACTCTTCTGGACAAGAGAAAAGTCCCATAGATGCTGACATTTGACACATGCCTCCACAAAATGCCTGGGTCCAAACATCAGCCTCCTAAATGAGGACCATTAGTCCACAAGCTCTGCCTTTTCACAAAAGAGCATCCAGGCAGCTTTTCAGCACTACGGtcttaaatatgaatgaatgGCAGACGGAGGAAGAAATCCTCTAACTCAAAAGATGAAGACTAaagcaatcaaaaagaaaaaaaggaacatataGATAAGAGACAGAGTGCAGGACCAGcagaataaaagttaaaaaaaatttccttaggGAGAGAAAAGATGGTGAATCTACACAAGAACAGGATGATATGGAAAAAGAACACTTCAAGAATAAGAAacaaatcttaccaaaaaaatggtggcagaaatagaaaatttgataGAAAAGTTGGCAtataagatgaagaaaatttggggacacctcggtggctcagtcagttaagtggctgccttcagctcaggtcatggtcccagggtcctggaatcaagccccacatccggctccctgctcagtggagagcctgtttctccctctccctctgcctgccactctgcctacttgagctctctctctttctctctgtcaaataaatgaataaaatcttaaaaaaaaaagatgaagaaaatttcaCTGAAAGTAGAAAAACATGTCAAAGAGATGGAAACTAGGAGAGAAAAGATTAAACACTGGAGAATGTTTAGAAGTccaacatttatttaacagaagttctagagagaacagagaaaattgaAGAGAAGAATTACCAAAGGTATAGGATAAAGAAGTTTCCCAGCTAAAGGGCAGATGGCCAACTGAAAGGGCCCACTGAGTGccaatataataatgaaaaaaggcTAAATCAGGGTAAATCCAAGATATTCCAGAAGATCTGGGGAAGACATTCCAGAAACTtccagagagaaaatacaaaggaaTCAGAATGCCATTGGTCTTCTCAGCATCAACTATGGAAACTAGAAGACAATatagtgaactttttttttcttttttgttaagagagagagaaagacagagtgtgtgtgtggcggcggcgggggcagagggagagggagagaatctagtgcagactccctgctgaacatggagcccctCACAGGActccatcttacaaccctgagatcatgacctgagacaaaatcaagagttggatgtccaaccaattgagccaccaggTACCACACGACACCTTTAACATTATGAAGGAAAGTGATTTCTAACCTAGAGTTCCATGCCCCACCAAACTGTTGAGTgtgaagataaattaaaaatgttttccaacaCACAAGGTCTTCAAGAATATGAAATCCTATCTCCAGAATAAACTGAAGATGTACTCCACTGAAATGATGGGGGTAGAAAGGAAAGAGGACAATATGGGATTCAGGAAACAAGAGGTTTGCATAGGAAATGATTCCCAGGATATTAGGGAAACATAATCCTAGGATGACCACAGAGCCATGAGTCTTAAAATCAACCCAGATCACACCCGGGGATGGAGGACTCCAAGAGAGATAtctccaagaaaaagaaatagaactgaTAGGTTACATGATATGATTAATTACACTGGGAGGAGGAAAGTTTGGGTTCCAATTTGTGACTGCTATATGGAATAtgatgaaatgattttaaaaatcgcAAGTTTTACCTGtggaagaaaagtaaataattgtGTAAAAAGACAAAAGTTGTAAAAATGCAATCATAGTACACTGCATGGCTCAGCTGTGAACAATATTTGCATAGTCTTAACACAACaaacattaaatgtttatttaataaaattgtaatataaatACAGCAGCAGTTTAGGAACAAGAAAAGTATATGTGTAGTTAGTATAAGAgagctacattttctttttctctattagaAAGTCAAAAAAGTAtgtctaaaaatgaagaaatcaagaagGTGCTAAGgctattaaaattaatatggTGATTTATAGTAGcagaaatagatataaaaatttaaaattttgggtaGGGTTTTGGGAGTGGGAAGGCTAGGCAGGGGATTATTGTCTTTTGTAATAATCCTTGCAGAACTAAAGTATTTACCTTCTAAAACTATgtacatgtattattttgattttagagGGTGAATTGCGTATGTTCCAGAAATATTTGCATTGAAGGCACAATAGCTATTCCTCAATATCCTATTAATTATTTCAACACATGCAAATCGGCTATTTCGCATCATAGCTAATCCACTGCCTCGAAAACACGAAGACTTATTTAGAATGAGTTTCATTCAGATATATTACAATGAATCTCTTTGTTAGCATCATCATATTTCCCTTTATTATTTAAGGGCAAGTGTATCACCGAAATTAGTTATTTTAGGGCTAGCTCAGTTCTCAACTGGGGAAGATTTTTCCCTCCAGGGAACATGTGGTAAAGTCACAACTGGGGGTTGGGGGCAACTACTGATATCTAGTGGCTACAAGCCAAGGAtgctaagcatcctacaatgGACAGGACAAACCCCCAAGAATTACCAAGTCCCCAATGTCAACAGTGCCATGGTTGAGAAACAATGCTCTGAGTCTTTGAGGATTATTTCATCAGAATGCTAAACATAAAGATTGATGATACgcaaacattttgtaatttaGGACTGACTCAGCTAAATATCTTGGTGCAGTGCTGGAAGCAGTCTGGCTGTGAAATACATCTTTGGAAATGAGAATGGTAAGGCAAAGACAAAAGGTATAataaatgataacaataataatacacaGTGCTTTGTACCTCAATAATCTCTTTCATCCATAGTTCCTAGGGCATTTATAGACTAATAATAACTACTCTGGTTCTCATATACTACCTTTTATCCAAGGATCTCAGGCATCTTCACAACACTCTCACAATGTAGGaagtatcattatccccattttatatgtAAGTAAACAGAGGCCCcaaagttaagcaacttgcccaaagccacaggAGTCAGTAGTAGCCAATTCCTGAGTCAGAGCCTATGAATACTGAGAACTGGTCCAAAAGTGCAGTGATAAATTTGTGACGTAAGCGTTATTCTAGTTCATTCTGtctataattttcaaattaatattgtATATTCAGTACCTTTACTGTTtggcctgccttctctccctccacacccctccccaacTTCTTAGAGACCAAAAACTGTTTGATATCCTAttaataaaaggattatttactgagtgtcttCCTTGAACCAAGCACACAGTGTCAATTCTTAGGATAGCTTAAAAATATATGCTGTTGTTGCTGATTTGGTAGTAAAGAAAGCTGAGTTTCAGAGAATTTAAACACCCGGGAGATCTCGCAGCTACTTAAGAACTTGGATTCAGGCACACTGTATCCGCTTTCTACTGTACCCCGCAGCCCCTCCAGGTGAAAATCCTTTGGTAAGTTACAAAGCATTAATGTGAGTCTATTTAATGCCTAACCCTCCTACTACCCCcttaaaactcagaaaacaaaacactctaGTGAGTCTGTAATTGAGGAATTTCAGGTGGCACACCCAGGATGGTACCAGCTAGGCTCAGCCTTTGAAACCAGTTCCCAAGGAAGGCCTTTAATTTTCTAAGGATTTTTCCAGAGCTCCCTCCCTGCTACCCACGCGTTCACCCCAACAGCCAGACCCAAGACAGGAACTGTGTGACTTTCCCTCCGAGAAATAAATAGCATGTGAATCACTTTCTCCCAATCTCATTCTTGTGGCAGGCACACACTGACTGCTCACCCACCATGTGCCACCTGGGCAAAACAGGAATACTAAGTAGGTAGAAAGATTATGTTAGGTAAGAGTGTGACTCAGGGCtcgcctactttttttttttttttaacaaagtggTGACCTGGCAATTGTAGCCTGTGACCGTGATGTGCCCCGGCACCACTTGTAATATAGCGAGGTTTGTCTCCTCAGGTGCATGATGGTGGCAGTTCACCCAGCCCTGATCCAGAAATGTTAGATGACTTGCATCTGAGGATAAGATATACCCTTATGACACGTTTAAGGATGGAAAAAGAGAGTCAATCACCGCCCCACGTCGCATCAAATCAGCATCAACACAGCTTTGGTGTCTTGGTAGGGAACTTTACTGCTAAATTCACTCTGTAAAGAAGAGGTGTAGAGACAGGGTTAAAAGGACAATTCCAAATAGGGTTGGGATGCCAATGCAATACACTGTCAAAATGAGTTTTTAGTTTTCTCTTGCAAGCCTAAAATAGTAGTAAACCCTTGATAGTTCACTGATAAGTTAAGCCCCTCCTTCTTTCAGCCCACCCTTTCACCCAGAAACCACAGGCTTTTCTCAGAAGCTTCTGGGTTTGGTTcggttttttttcttcagctcttCTGTCTGCCACCCTAGTACATCTGAAAAGGGGGCAGCGACCAGGAAAAGTGACGCGCGAGCGTTTTCCCATCCTGGCCAGTCAGGTCTGAATCATCACAACTTCATTGCATTTTCCCCCTCGGCCAGCAGCATTCGAGATTTTCCCTCGAAGAGTATGTCTTGTACTTAGAAGGAAGAGTGGTGGAGACGAAGAGGCGGAGAACAGGAGCGGGGTGAAGGGCGTGGAGGGCTGCCCCGCTCGGGGTCAGAGTTGCCGCGGGTCCCGCCGCTGTGGGGCCGCGAGCCCAGGAAAGTGCGGTGGGACTGGCGCGCGCGGGACGGGCTGCAGCGGCGGGCTGGACCAGGCGGCGCGCACCTGAGAGCCGGGGGCGGGGCGTCGGCGGGCACGACCCTCCCCCCCCACGGCGCGCCGCGCCCCTCGCTCGCCGTCTCGGCCCTTTCCGCCCGCGCTTCGGCGCCGCTCggctcccctcccgcccctcgctccctccctctctctctccctcctggccCGGCGGAGCCTTGAGCTCCGGCCGCGAGTTGGCTGCGGCTCTTTCCGCGCCGCCGCGTGGGTTCACCTGGGCGCCGACTCCCAGACCCGCGCCTGGCCCTCCAGGACACCTCTCAGGTAAGGGGCTGCTCCGGCCGCCCGCGCTCGACCCGCGCACCCGTCTTCCCGACGCGGCTGCACAGCTGGTGTCTGTACGCGTCCCGCCTCTTCAGCGAGCCGCCTGGGGGCTTCGCGCCTCACCCAGGAATGAAGGTGTTGGTGGCGGGGACCTTGGGCCGACGGGGGCCGGAGCGAGGGGCAGGACATGCGACGGGCCGACAGGTGGCGGGGTCTGGCCCTGGTCCCCCGACCGCCGCAGGCGCAGACCCCGGTGGGGATGGGGCGGGCGGGCCGGGGGGTGGGGACAAgcccttttctcctcccctcgAGGGGCGGCGATCGTCCAGGCCCGCCGTGTAGGTGCGACGGAGAAACTTTGCAGGGTGGGGACTCAGCAGCCACTTGCCGGCGGGGCCTGGTCAGCACGctctgcgggggcggggggctccggGGCGGGCCGCGGGGCAGACCCTCCGGCCGGGCGAGGACCTTAACGCTTCCCTTCTCCGCCCCCTTTTGTGTTTCGCCTCAGAGCTGCCGGCCGCCGGGGGAGTCCGGGCCGCCCCCGCGCCCCGGGGGTCGTTCCCTCGCATCCTCCCGGCCTCGGGAAGGCAGAGGCGGCGGCGGCTGGAGCCGGGCGGGGCGGCCTGAGGTGAGAGCCCGGCCGGTCCCGCTGGGAATATGGCGACCGGTGGCTACCGGaccagcagcggcagcagcggcAGCACCACAGACTTCCTGGAGGAGTGGAAGGCGAAGCGCGAGAAGATGCGTGCGAAGCAGAACCCCCCGGGCCCGGCCGCTCCGAGCGGGGGCGGCAGCGACGCGACCGGGAAGCCCCCAGCGGGAGCTCTGggcaccgccgccgccgccgccgccgccgccgccgcggccaaCGAGCTCAACAACAACCTCCCGGGCGGCGCGGCCGCACCTGCCGCCCCCGGCTCTGGGGGCGTGAACTGCGCCGTGGGCCCAGCGGCGCTGCCCCGgtccgcccccggcccccggcggCCCGAAGACGAGCCGCCCCCCACGGCCGCCGCCGCGGTCTCCGCCTCGGGGGCACCGCCGGCCCGGGGCGACGAGGAGGAGCGCGACGGCGCCCCGGAGAAGGGCAAGAGTGCGGGCCCCAGTGCCAGGAAAGGCAAGGGGCAAATCGAGAAGAGAAAGCTGCGGGAGAAGCGTCGCTCCACCGGCGTGGTCAACATCCCCACGGCGGAGGTGAGCGGGCGGGGGCCGCGGCGGGGAGCTCCCCCGTCCTCCCGGCAGCAGAGTTTCCCCGCGCTAGGCAGTACTTATCCTTTCGCCGAGTTAGGCAGGCGCAGAGGGTGATGGAGTTTTACTCTGAACAAATGCTTCCCGGGAAGTTCCCCAAACCCAAAGTAGGACACGTGCTTTTCAGGCTTCCTGGCTAAAGTCTCAGATTCAGGATCCTTCTTTAGAGGACAGTTGGTGGCTCCAAAACTTGCCCACCTAGGGCTGTTTTTGCTTAATCAGTTAGAAAAATTGATTAATGGTGATGACGACATACTAAGTTTAGTTTCCCACGTGTCTATCTGAAGTTACTGGATTGTTGGTCTCTTTTCTCTTGATAGTGTTTAATAGCACCTGTAAAGAAACGAGGCCTTAGCACTGTGCAACACAGCTTTATTTTTCAGTGGATCCAAGATGAGTATATCTAAATTAGTATATCACTTCCGTCTATAAACCAGCTTTTGGGAACAGcgctccccaacacacacacacacacacacacacacacacacacacacacacacacacacacacacacacagcgctccccaacacacacacacacacgctccccaacacacacacacacacacacacacacacac
The sequence above is drawn from the Zalophus californianus isolate mZalCal1 chromosome 9, mZalCal1.pri.v2, whole genome shotgun sequence genome and encodes:
- the PAWR gene encoding PRKC apoptosis WT1 regulator protein encodes the protein MATGGYRTSSGSSGSTTDFLEEWKAKREKMRAKQNPPGPAAPSGGGSDATGKPPAGALGTAAAAAAAAAAANELNNNLPGGAAAPAAPGSGGVNCAVGPAALPRSAPGPRRPEDEPPPTAAAAVSASGAPPARGDEEERDGAPEKGKSAGPSARKGKGQIEKRKLREKRRSTGVVNIPTAECLDEYEDDEAGQKERKREDAITQQNTMQNEAVSLLDPGSSYLLQDPSRTVSGRYKSTTASEEDVSSRYPRTDRSGFSRYNRDANASGNLVSSSMLEKKIEDLEKEVVRERQENLRLVRLMQDKEEMIGKLKEEIDLLNRDLDDIEDENEQLKQENKTLLKVVGQLTR